In Anaerolineae bacterium, the following are encoded in one genomic region:
- a CDS encoding FHA domain-containing protein, which produces MTDQAVQCVMVAIMSGPDDGRRYEFRRADGAGSPGPNGTWILTLGRRDDCDLCLQFDTQVSRLHARLIGLPDGGWLLEDTGSRNGTYVGKKRIEGATPLESGTLFRVGRTWLRLEE; this is translated from the coding sequence ATGACAGATCAAGCGGTTCAGTGCGTAATGGTAGCGATCATGAGCGGGCCGGATGACGGACGCCGATACGAGTTTCGGCGTGCTGATGGGGCTGGCAGTCCGGGGCCGAATGGTACCTGGATTCTCACGCTGGGGCGCCGCGATGACTGTGACCTGTGTCTGCAGTTCGATACCCAGGTTTCTCGTCTGCACGCGCGGTTGATTGGCCTGCCCGATGGCGGGTGGCTGCTGGAGGATACCGGCAGTCGCAACGGCACCTATGTGGGCAAGAAGCGAATAGAGGGCGCTACCCCGCTTGAGTCGGGTACGCTTTTTCGGGTTGGACGCACCTGGTTGCGTCTGGAAGAGTAA
- the galE gene encoding UDP-glucose 4-epimerase GalE yields MHILVTGGAGYIGSVTAAYFLQAGHRVTVYDNLSYGYRAAVPADASFIRGDVGDRSALDVLFQSSAFDAVVHFAAFIEAGESMVNPGKYFRNNVVNTQALLDTMLAHNVRRIVFSSTAAVYASKNSLLEESDPLCPANVYGETKLMIETMLRWYASQLGLRYAALRYFNACGAMLGENGQAIRGEAHRPETHLIPLTLQVPLGQRASVKIFGTDYPTPDGTCIRDYVHVEDLAQAHVLALEALDERPTMIYNIGNGRGYSVREVINVARQVTGIDFPEEEAPRRAGDAPILVASSERIMRELGWQPRYTALEEIISSAWAWHSTHPNGYTDPL; encoded by the coding sequence ATGCACATTCTCGTCACCGGCGGTGCAGGCTACATTGGCTCAGTCACAGCCGCCTATTTCCTGCAGGCGGGGCACCGGGTCACTGTCTACGATAACCTGAGCTATGGCTACCGGGCTGCGGTCCCTGCTGACGCGAGCTTTATCCGGGGAGACGTTGGCGATCGCTCGGCGCTTGATGTGCTGTTTCAAAGCAGCGCTTTCGACGCCGTGGTGCACTTCGCCGCGTTCATCGAAGCCGGCGAGAGCATGGTTAATCCGGGCAAGTACTTCCGGAACAACGTCGTCAACACGCAAGCCCTTCTGGACACTATGCTTGCCCACAACGTCCGGCGGATCGTGTTCTCCTCTACAGCCGCTGTTTACGCCAGCAAAAACTCCCTGCTGGAAGAATCTGACCCGCTGTGTCCGGCCAATGTTTACGGCGAAACCAAGCTGATGATCGAGACTATGTTGCGCTGGTATGCCAGCCAGCTCGGTCTCCGCTACGCGGCGTTGCGCTATTTCAACGCCTGTGGAGCTATGCTGGGTGAAAATGGTCAGGCCATCAGGGGAGAGGCTCACCGCCCGGAAACACACCTGATTCCGTTGACGCTGCAGGTGCCGCTTGGGCAGCGCGCCAGCGTCAAGATTTTTGGCACGGACTACCCCACCCCCGATGGCACCTGCATCCGCGATTATGTGCACGTAGAAGACCTGGCGCAGGCGCATGTCCTGGCCCTTGAAGCGCTTGATGAGCGTCCAACCATGATTTACAACATTGGCAATGGTCGCGGTTACAGCGTCCGGGAAGTCATCAATGTCGCCCGCCAGGTCACCGGCATCGATTTTCCAGAAGAAGAAGCGCCGCGACGCGCCGGGGATGCGCCAATCCTGGTCGCTTCTTCCGAACGAATCATGCGGGAACTGGGATGGCAGCCCCGATATACTGCCCTGGAAGAGATCATCAGCAGCGCCTGGGCATGGCACAGCACACACCCTAACGGCTACACTGACCCTCTGTAA
- the leuB gene encoding 3-isopropylmalate dehydrogenase encodes MSVRIAVLPGDGIGPEVVAAARQVLQRIADIGGYTFVFEEALLGGCAIDETGSPLPDRTLGVCENADAILLGAVGGPRWSDPSSPVRPEQGLLGLRQHFTLFANLRPVKVFPALIPHAPLRPELLADGVDILFVRELTGGIYFGERREQGSGDSAYDTLYYTVAEVERVAHVAFKAAQQRRRKVTSVDKANVLAAMRLWRRTVHNVARDYPDVALEDVLVDACTMHLMRRPASFDVILADNMFGDILSDESATLAGSLGMLPSASLGESRFGLYEPIHGSAPDIAGKGIANPIGTILSAAMLLRYSLGLVEEALLIERAVEAVLESGLRTADINLEGQKAATTAEMTDAILAQLAA; translated from the coding sequence ATGAGCGTCAGGATCGCTGTTCTGCCGGGAGATGGCATCGGCCCTGAGGTGGTTGCCGCTGCCCGGCAGGTACTCCAGCGGATCGCCGATATTGGTGGTTACACATTCGTTTTCGAGGAAGCCTTGCTGGGCGGGTGTGCAATTGATGAAACCGGTTCTCCCCTGCCCGACCGGACGCTTGGCGTCTGTGAGAACGCCGACGCCATCCTGCTGGGGGCGGTAGGTGGGCCACGCTGGTCGGATCCTTCTTCGCCTGTCCGCCCCGAACAGGGATTGCTCGGCCTGCGCCAGCACTTCACACTCTTCGCCAACCTGCGCCCGGTCAAAGTCTTCCCGGCCCTGATTCCTCATGCCCCGCTGCGCCCGGAACTGCTGGCCGATGGCGTCGATATCCTGTTTGTGCGGGAGCTAACCGGAGGCATCTACTTCGGCGAGCGACGCGAGCAGGGATCGGGCGATTCCGCCTACGACACTCTGTACTACACCGTCGCTGAGGTCGAGCGCGTGGCCCATGTCGCCTTCAAGGCCGCGCAGCAGCGCCGTCGCAAGGTAACCTCTGTGGACAAGGCGAACGTCCTGGCGGCGATGCGTCTGTGGCGGCGAACCGTCCACAATGTCGCCAGGGATTACCCCGACGTAGCGCTGGAAGACGTGCTTGTCGATGCCTGCACCATGCATCTTATGCGTCGTCCAGCCTCATTTGACGTCATTCTGGCCGACAACATGTTTGGCGATATCCTCAGCGACGAATCGGCAACCCTGGCTGGCTCCCTGGGGATGCTGCCTTCAGCTTCCTTGGGTGAAAGCAGGTTTGGCCTCTACGAGCCAATCCACGGCTCAGCGCCAGATATCGCCGGGAAAGGGATCGCTAACCCTATCGGTACAATCCTGAGCGCGGCCATGCTGCTCCGCTATAGCCTCGGCCTGGTGGAAGAAGCTTTGCTCATTGAACGAGCTGTAGAAGCCGTGCTTGAATCCGGCTTGCGCACGGCGGATATCAACCTGGAAGGGCAAAAAGCAGCCACCACAGCCGAAATGACAGATGCCATCCTGGCGCAACTGGCCGCCTGA
- a CDS encoding glycosyltransferase family 4 protein → MHIALSGWFWDRPDTGSGQYIRCLLHALRDLATDAHFTLLLPPHIRQVEELPPDVSLLRVATPIGGQLGKVWFEQVSVPRAARRVAADLLHVPYWAPPLSAPVPVVSTIHDVIALAIPAYRGGPLARLYTGLVVAGAQAAAHILTDSQASREEIINCLRIAPEKVSVAWLATDRRFHPRIDNEHDAAVAEKYSLPERFVLYLGGYDIRKNVHTLLLAYTYVVEAMADEVPLVLAGRPPSAWGTTRFPDLPSYIEQLGIGDYVRWLGEIDERDKPSLYRLAAVVAFPSRYEGFGLPPLEAMACGTPLVACEASSIPEIVGDAGFLVPPDDARGMAGAILSILVQPELAGQLRNLGLSRAMQFSWRNTAEATLAVYRQVLERTGHQRGAQP, encoded by the coding sequence ATGCATATCGCACTCAGTGGCTGGTTCTGGGATCGTCCTGATACTGGTAGCGGACAGTACATCCGTTGCCTGCTCCATGCGCTGCGTGACCTGGCAACTGATGCGCATTTCACGTTGCTCCTCCCACCGCATATCAGGCAGGTAGAGGAACTTCCACCGGATGTGAGTCTGCTCCGGGTAGCCACGCCGATCGGCGGTCAGCTTGGCAAGGTCTGGTTTGAGCAGGTCAGCGTCCCCCGGGCTGCCCGCAGAGTCGCCGCCGACCTGCTCCACGTGCCCTACTGGGCACCGCCGCTCAGTGCCCCCGTACCAGTCGTGTCCACTATCCATGATGTGATCGCGCTGGCCATCCCTGCCTATCGCGGTGGGCCTCTGGCCCGCCTGTACACCGGTCTCGTGGTTGCCGGGGCGCAGGCAGCCGCGCACATCCTGACCGATTCGCAGGCCTCCAGAGAAGAGATCATCAACTGTCTCCGAATAGCCCCTGAAAAGGTATCAGTTGCCTGGCTCGCTACAGACAGGCGTTTTCATCCCCGGATCGACAACGAACACGACGCGGCAGTAGCTGAGAAGTACAGCCTTCCTGAACGCTTTGTCCTGTACCTGGGCGGCTATGACATCCGCAAGAACGTACACACCCTCCTGCTGGCATACACGTATGTTGTCGAGGCAATGGCGGATGAAGTGCCATTAGTTCTGGCTGGCCGGCCACCGAGCGCGTGGGGCACTACGCGCTTTCCGGATTTGCCTTCGTACATCGAGCAACTGGGGATAGGCGACTATGTGCGCTGGCTGGGAGAAATCGATGAACGAGACAAGCCTTCGCTGTACCGGCTGGCCGCGGTCGTTGCTTTTCCCAGTCGCTATGAGGGTTTTGGCCTGCCTCCGCTGGAGGCGATGGCCTGCGGCACTCCGCTGGTTGCCTGTGAGGCGTCGTCCATCCCGGAGATCGTGGGAGATGCCGGCTTTCTTGTCCCTCCAGATGACGCCCGTGGTATGGCCGGGGCTATCCTGAGCATTCTTGTCCAACCCGAACTGGCCGGTCAGCTACGCAATCTGGGCCTTAGCCGGGCCATGCAGTTTAGCTGGCGCAACACTGCGGAAGCTACCCTGGCGGTCTACCGCCAGGTCCTGGAGAGAACCGGCCACCAGCGCGGGGCGCAGCCATGA
- a CDS encoding phosphotransferase — protein sequence MSARIFDEIMALARKESANARHYYIGVEHLFMALTRLEGGVTAGALEEQGLAPRFVRYMLRQELGQGDDRRFWPGYRETPRLQAVLKLAHKLAKERGEEGPSERDLLLAILREGDSLPVRVLMAVEADLDRLEVVAANWSADQRPPSVSVPVYIQDTGVILNAEELEVIRQMFPGHGRVVIDRQLHGGYSSARVLVATPYQPDGRVMAAVVVKLADRQAILYEKMRFDSFVRDTLPPTTARVVGNPTLVEKSTLGGLKYTFIREPGAPGPIDLADYGRDQGPEAMAELLRNSLFRVFGETWWLQHQRYQFGVWQEYELLLPPALVIEAVPEAGTPRRRLTPLGQWSRRGHYEHGEMVALEGFTVEDFYPDRQGIQLIAGSGADAQFRAGKVEVRGIANAMRMYHRGSVVEQIVGRVLYTRDDLLFQQVADLDPDFDPAQERLPAPTGFDYSLPNPLRRYPNLLQRQITGSLSTIHGDLHVHNILVGPGGNAWLIDFAQTREGHTLFDWAVLEVSLLSEYIAPHLRSEQWVDVWAAITLLLEISQTRRLRQTTDSLSHALTAIVAIRDIVADCLATADDWREYYVALALCALRGMRWAKTVSLAGRRLLFLVSALAMALAMGREGVSASSPDVDTTDFNIGVTDIFSSQRMQDALGASDDLNPDEDDAV from the coding sequence GTGTCTGCCAGGATATTCGACGAGATCATGGCGCTGGCACGCAAAGAGTCGGCCAACGCCAGACACTATTATATCGGTGTAGAACATTTGTTTATGGCGCTGACGCGGCTTGAGGGCGGTGTCACCGCCGGTGCCCTGGAAGAACAGGGGCTTGCGCCGCGTTTTGTGCGCTACATGTTGCGGCAGGAACTGGGTCAAGGAGATGATCGCCGCTTCTGGCCGGGATACCGGGAAACCCCCCGTCTGCAGGCTGTTCTGAAACTGGCCCACAAGCTTGCCAAGGAGAGAGGGGAGGAGGGGCCGTCAGAGCGTGACCTGCTGCTGGCGATCCTGCGTGAAGGGGATAGCCTGCCTGTGCGCGTGCTTATGGCGGTGGAAGCTGATCTGGATCGTCTGGAGGTGGTGGCGGCAAACTGGTCAGCGGATCAGCGGCCGCCATCGGTGTCGGTGCCGGTGTACATCCAGGACACCGGCGTGATACTTAACGCCGAAGAGCTGGAAGTTATCCGCCAGATGTTTCCGGGGCATGGGCGGGTCGTGATTGACCGCCAGCTCCACGGCGGCTATTCCAGCGCCAGGGTGCTGGTAGCGACTCCTTACCAGCCCGATGGGCGGGTTATGGCCGCAGTCGTTGTCAAGCTGGCGGATCGGCAGGCTATTCTCTACGAGAAGATGCGTTTTGACTCCTTTGTCCGTGATACATTGCCTCCTACGACTGCGCGAGTGGTAGGCAATCCGACGCTGGTTGAGAAGTCGACGCTTGGCGGGCTGAAATACACGTTTATCCGCGAACCTGGTGCACCCGGACCGATTGATCTGGCTGACTATGGGCGCGACCAGGGGCCAGAAGCGATGGCTGAGCTGCTGCGAAACAGCCTCTTCCGAGTATTTGGCGAGACCTGGTGGTTACAGCATCAACGGTACCAGTTTGGCGTGTGGCAGGAGTACGAGCTTCTGCTGCCGCCGGCGCTAGTCATCGAAGCGGTACCTGAAGCGGGGACACCGCGTCGACGGCTGACCCCGCTTGGGCAATGGAGCCGGCGCGGCCACTATGAGCATGGTGAGATGGTGGCGCTTGAGGGATTTACGGTTGAGGATTTCTATCCCGACCGGCAGGGCATTCAGTTGATTGCCGGTTCCGGGGCGGATGCTCAATTCCGGGCTGGCAAGGTCGAGGTACGGGGTATTGCGAACGCGATGCGAATGTACCACCGCGGCTCGGTGGTGGAGCAGATCGTCGGCCGTGTGTTGTATACGAGGGACGACCTGCTGTTCCAGCAAGTGGCTGATCTCGATCCGGACTTTGACCCCGCTCAGGAACGATTGCCCGCGCCCACAGGCTTTGACTATTCGTTGCCTAATCCGTTGCGGCGTTACCCGAATCTATTGCAGCGGCAGATCACCGGCTCGCTGTCAACGATTCACGGGGATTTGCATGTGCATAATATCCTGGTTGGCCCTGGCGGCAACGCCTGGCTGATCGACTTTGCCCAGACGCGTGAGGGTCACACCCTCTTCGATTGGGCTGTTCTGGAAGTCAGCCTGTTGAGTGAATACATCGCGCCACATCTCCGATCAGAGCAATGGGTGGATGTCTGGGCGGCTATCACGTTGCTGCTCGAGATCAGCCAGACGCGCCGCCTGAGGCAGACCACTGATTCGCTGTCTCACGCCCTGACGGCGATCGTGGCGATCCGTGACATTGTGGCGGATTGCCTGGCCACGGCGGATGATTGGCGGGAGTATTATGTGGCGCTTGCACTCTGCGCACTGCGGGGTATGCGCTGGGCGAAGACCGTCTCTTTGGCCGGCAGGCGACTGCTATTTCTAGTGTCGGCACTGGCCATGGCGCTGGCCATGGGGCGTGAGGGCGTTTCCGCCTCTAGCCCGGATGTTGACACCACCGATTTCAACATCGGCGTCACGGATATCTTCTCCAGCCAGCGGATGCAGGATGCCCTGGGCGCCAGCGACGATCTCAACCCGGATGAAGACGACGCGGTGTGA